A window of Candidatus Methylomirabilota bacterium contains these coding sequences:
- a CDS encoding ABC transporter substrate-binding protein produces MRPMLHLVVLLLLALALPPAPAGAQVPRDVVVIGMEAEPPGLDPGQALGLHTLRVTHEIFETL; encoded by the coding sequence ATGCGTCCAATGCTCCATCTCGTCGTCTTGCTGCTTCTCGCGCTGGCTTTGCCGCCCGCACCCGCCGGGGCCCAGGTGCCGCGCGACGTCGTCGTGATCGGGATGGAGGCGGAGCCGCCGGGGCTGGACCCCGGGCAGGCGCTCGGCCTGCACACGCTGCGAGTGACGCACGAGATCTTCGAGACGCTCG